Proteins encoded by one window of Streptomyces sp. ALI-76-A:
- a CDS encoding GatB/YqeY domain-containing protein: MTTLKSKLQEDLNAAIKGRDELRSSTLRLTLAAITKEEVAGKTKRELSDDEVQKVITREAKKRREAAEAFAQGGRAESAEREKAEGEVLAAYLPQQLSDEELHQIVAQAVEEAKAAGAEGPRAMGAVMKIVNPKVAGQAEGGRVAAVVKKLLAG, translated from the coding sequence ATGACCACGCTCAAGTCGAAGCTGCAGGAAGACCTCAACGCCGCGATCAAGGGGCGCGACGAGCTCCGCTCCTCGACGCTGCGGCTGACGCTCGCCGCGATCACCAAGGAGGAGGTCGCGGGCAAGACGAAGCGCGAGCTCTCCGACGACGAGGTGCAGAAGGTGATCACCCGCGAGGCGAAGAAGCGCCGTGAGGCGGCCGAGGCCTTCGCGCAGGGTGGTCGCGCCGAGAGCGCCGAGCGCGAGAAGGCGGAGGGCGAGGTGCTCGCCGCGTACCTGCCCCAGCAGCTCAGCGACGAGGAGCTGCACCAGATCGTCGCGCAGGCGGTCGAGGAGGCGAAGGCGGCGGGCGCCGAGGGGCCGCGGGCCATGGGTGCGGTCATGAAGATCGTGAACCCGAAGGTGGCCGGCCAGGCCGAGGGCGGCCGCGTCGCCGCCGTGGTCAAGAAGCTTCTCGCGGGCTGA
- a CDS encoding transglycosylase domain-containing protein has protein sequence MPKKRSGGGLSSTQQAAKFLGVSVLAGAVMAGIALPAAGALGLAAKGSVESFDELPANLKTPPLSQRTTILDADGGQIATVYSRDRTVVGLKNVSPYMQKAIVAIEDSRFYQHGAIDLKGVLRALNKNAQSGGVAEGASTLTQQYVKNVFVEEAGDDPTKVAQATQQTLGRKIKELKYAIQVEEELGKKKILENYLNITFFGQQAYGVEAAAQRYFSKHAKDLNLQESALLAGIVQSPSRYDPVNDEAEATKRRNTVLQRMAEVGDVSRAEAAEAMKQPLGLKVKQPRNGCITAVQGASFFCKYVERIFRSDPVFGKTKEARAKLWNQGGLTIRTTLDPQSQASVQESLKDHVNKSDKVAAASTLVEPGTGKVLAMGQSKPYGYGKNETEYNFSVDAAMGGSNFGFPTGSTFKPFVAAAALEEGRPPTQEYSSPYDMEYPSPVQTCSGKPWTNQGNDKVENEAESEVGPYRLEEAMAKSVNTYFVQMISDIGLCPVVKMTDNLHVLQGNGTKLPERPAIALGSVGLSPLTMASAYAAFASRGMYCTPVAIQSITQKVADQQKSLEVPKSTCSRAMSEKTADTVNTLLRGVVDSGTGQQAGLSGRESAGKTGTTDERKNAWFVGYTPNLSGAVWVGSATQKVKMTNITIGGVYHAQVYGGDTPGPIWRDAMTGALEGKSVESFNLVDLPDPEPDRGDEDGDGDGNGNGNGNGNGNGNGNGNGNEDDDDGGNGDENGLTGLLTNGGTDGGAVPDPTFSIPEGWIQGNDNGGNNGNNNGGNWP, from the coding sequence ATGCCAAAAAAGCGCTCGGGCGGTGGCCTGTCCTCCACACAGCAGGCAGCCAAGTTTCTCGGTGTCAGTGTGCTCGCGGGAGCCGTGATGGCCGGCATCGCGCTGCCGGCGGCCGGCGCGCTCGGTCTCGCGGCCAAGGGGTCGGTGGAGAGCTTCGACGAGCTCCCGGCCAACTTGAAGACACCGCCGCTGAGTCAGCGCACCACCATCCTCGACGCCGACGGCGGCCAGATCGCCACGGTGTACTCGCGTGACCGCACGGTGGTCGGCCTCAAGAACGTCTCGCCGTACATGCAGAAGGCGATCGTCGCGATCGAGGACTCGCGCTTCTACCAGCACGGCGCGATCGACCTGAAGGGCGTGCTGCGCGCCCTCAACAAGAACGCGCAGAGCGGCGGTGTCGCGGAGGGCGCGTCCACGCTCACGCAGCAGTACGTGAAGAACGTCTTCGTCGAGGAGGCCGGTGACGACCCGACGAAGGTCGCGCAGGCCACCCAGCAGACCCTCGGCCGCAAGATCAAGGAGCTGAAGTACGCGATCCAGGTCGAGGAGGAGCTCGGCAAGAAGAAGATCCTCGAGAACTACCTGAACATCACGTTCTTCGGCCAGCAGGCGTACGGCGTCGAGGCCGCCGCCCAGCGCTACTTCTCCAAGCACGCCAAGGACCTGAACCTCCAGGAGTCGGCGCTCCTCGCGGGCATCGTCCAGTCGCCCAGCCGCTACGACCCGGTCAACGACGAGGCCGAGGCCACCAAGCGGCGCAACACCGTGCTGCAGCGCATGGCCGAGGTCGGTGACGTGTCCCGGGCCGAGGCCGCCGAGGCGATGAAGCAGCCGCTCGGCCTCAAGGTCAAGCAGCCCAGGAACGGCTGCATCACGGCCGTCCAGGGCGCCAGCTTCTTCTGCAAGTACGTCGAGAGGATCTTCCGCAGCGACCCCGTCTTCGGCAAGACCAAGGAGGCGCGGGCGAAGCTCTGGAACCAGGGCGGCCTGACCATTCGTACGACGCTCGACCCGCAGTCGCAGGCGTCGGTCCAGGAGTCGCTCAAGGACCACGTCAACAAGAGCGACAAGGTGGCCGCCGCGTCCACGCTGGTCGAACCGGGCACCGGCAAGGTCCTCGCGATGGGCCAGTCGAAGCCGTACGGCTACGGCAAGAACGAGACCGAGTACAACTTCTCGGTCGACGCGGCCATGGGCGGCTCCAACTTCGGCTTCCCGACGGGTTCGACGTTCAAGCCGTTCGTGGCGGCGGCCGCGCTGGAGGAGGGCCGGCCGCCGACGCAGGAGTACTCGTCGCCGTACGACATGGAGTACCCGAGCCCGGTCCAGACGTGCAGCGGCAAGCCCTGGACCAACCAGGGCAACGACAAGGTCGAGAACGAGGCGGAGTCGGAGGTCGGTCCGTACCGGCTGGAGGAGGCGATGGCCAAGTCGGTCAACACCTACTTCGTGCAGATGATCTCCGACATCGGTCTGTGCCCCGTGGTGAAGATGACCGACAACCTGCACGTGCTCCAGGGCAACGGCACCAAGCTCCCGGAGCGGCCCGCCATAGCGCTCGGCTCGGTGGGCCTGTCCCCGCTGACGATGGCGAGCGCATACGCCGCCTTCGCCTCCCGCGGCATGTACTGCACGCCGGTCGCCATCCAGTCAATCACCCAGAAGGTGGCTGACCAGCAGAAGTCGCTGGAGGTGCCCAAGTCGACCTGCTCGCGCGCGATGAGCGAGAAGACCGCGGACACCGTCAACACGCTGCTGCGCGGCGTGGTCGACTCCGGTACGGGCCAGCAGGCCGGTCTGTCGGGCCGCGAGAGCGCCGGTAAGACGGGTACGACGGACGAGCGGAAGAACGCCTGGTTCGTCGGCTACACGCCGAACCTGTCGGGCGCCGTCTGGGTCGGCAGCGCCACCCAGAAGGTCAAGATGACCAACATCACCATCGGCGGCGTCTACCACGCCCAGGTCTACGGCGGTGACACCCCCGGCCCGATCTGGCGGGACGCCATGACCGGCGCCCTGGAGGGCAAGAGCGTGGAGAGCTTCAACCTCGTCGACCTCCCGGACCCCGAACCCGACCGCGGCGACGAGGACGGTGATGGCGACGGGAACGGCAACGGGAACGGGAATGGGAATGGGAACGGCAACGGGAATGGGAACGGCAACGAAGACGATGACGACGGTGGCAACGGTGACGAGAACGGCCTCACCGGCCTCCTGACCAACGGCGGCACGGACGGCGGCGCCGTCCCGGACCCCACGTTCTCCATCCCTGAGGGCTGGATCCAGGGCAACGACAACGGCGGGAACAACGGCAACAACAACGGAGGCAACTGGCCGTAG
- the wblA gene encoding transcriptional regulator WblA has product MGWVVDWSAQAACRTTDPDELFVQGAAQNRAKAVCTGCPVRTECLADALDNRVEFGVWGGMTERERRALLRRRPTVTSWRRLLETARTEYERGAGILPLDDDEVYENYAAVG; this is encoded by the coding sequence ATGGGCTGGGTAGTCGACTGGAGTGCGCAGGCGGCCTGCCGCACTACCGATCCGGATGAACTGTTCGTGCAGGGAGCAGCGCAGAACAGGGCCAAGGCGGTGTGCACCGGATGTCCGGTGCGCACGGAGTGCCTGGCGGACGCGCTCGACAACCGCGTCGAGTTCGGTGTGTGGGGAGGGATGACGGAGCGGGAACGCCGCGCACTGCTGCGCAGGCGGCCCACCGTGACCTCCTGGCGCCGGCTGCTGGAGACCGCGCGTACGGAGTACGAGCGGGGGGCGGGCATCCTGCCCCTCGATGACGACGAGGTCTACGAGAACTACGCGGCGGTCGGCTGA
- a CDS encoding ArsA family ATPase: MSPDPADAPASQPPSPSQDQARHRISPARVLALDPLLDDPRTRIVVCCGAGGVGKTTTAAALGLRAAERGRKVVVLTIDPARRLAQSMGIDSLDNVPRRVKGVDDAASGELHAMMLDMKRTFDEIVEAHADPERASAILNNPFYQSLSAGFAGTQEYMAMEKLGQLRSRDEWDLIVVDTPPSRSALDFLDAPKRLGSFLDGRLIRLLTAPAKLGGRAGMKFLNVGMSMMTGTLGKLLGGQLLKDVQTFVSAMDTTFGGFRTRADATYKLLQAPGTAFLVVAAPERDALREAAYFVERLAAEDMPLAGLVLNRVHGSGAAQLSAERALGAAENLEEPGIVDQGDGKGVLRNSPDTYGSSESSASETPASAEGSPATTDQDAAPQERTVEQLTAGLLRLHAERMQLLSREQRTRDRFTARHPEVAVAEVAALPGDVHDLAGLRDIGNRLAAARPELPEPTDGA; this comes from the coding sequence ATGAGTCCGGACCCGGCCGACGCACCAGCCTCTCAGCCACCGTCCCCGTCCCAGGACCAAGCCCGCCACCGCATCTCCCCCGCCCGGGTGCTCGCCCTCGACCCGCTGCTCGACGACCCGAGGACCCGCATCGTGGTGTGCTGCGGCGCGGGCGGGGTCGGCAAGACGACCACGGCGGCGGCCCTGGGCCTGCGCGCGGCCGAGCGGGGCCGCAAGGTCGTCGTCCTCACGATCGACCCGGCACGCCGGCTGGCCCAGTCGATGGGCATCGACTCGCTCGACAACGTCCCCCGCCGGGTGAAGGGCGTCGACGACGCGGCGAGCGGTGAGCTGCACGCCATGATGCTCGACATGAAGCGCACGTTCGACGAGATCGTCGAGGCGCACGCCGATCCGGAGCGGGCGTCCGCGATCCTCAACAACCCCTTCTACCAGTCGCTTTCGGCGGGCTTCGCGGGCACGCAGGAGTACATGGCGATGGAGAAGCTGGGCCAGCTGCGGTCCCGGGACGAATGGGACCTGATCGTCGTCGACACGCCCCCGTCCCGTTCGGCGCTCGACTTCCTGGACGCGCCGAAGCGCCTGGGGTCCTTCCTGGACGGGCGGCTGATCCGGCTGCTGACGGCCCCGGCGAAGCTGGGCGGGCGGGCCGGGATGAAGTTCCTGAACGTCGGGATGTCGATGATGACCGGCACCCTCGGCAAGCTGCTCGGCGGGCAACTCCTCAAGGACGTCCAGACGTTCGTCTCCGCGATGGACACCACCTTCGGCGGGTTCCGCACCCGCGCGGACGCCACGTACAAGCTGCTCCAGGCGCCCGGGACGGCCTTCCTGGTGGTCGCGGCCCCGGAGCGGGACGCGCTGCGGGAGGCCGCGTACTTCGTGGAGCGGCTGGCCGCCGAGGACATGCCGCTGGCAGGCCTGGTGCTCAACCGTGTCCACGGCAGCGGCGCCGCGCAGCTGTCCGCCGAGCGGGCACTGGGCGCCGCGGAAAATCTTGAAGAGCCCGGCATTGTGGATCAGGGGGACGGGAAGGGAGTACTTCGTAACTCTCCCGACACGTACGGCAGTTCAGAATCCTCCGCTTCCGAGACTCCCGCGTCCGCCGAAGGCTCCCCCGCCACCACGGACCAGGACGCCGCCCCGCAGGAGCGGACCGTCGAACAACTCACCGCGGGCCTGCTGAGACTGCACGCCGAGCGCATGCAACTGCTCTCCCGCGAGCAGCGTACGCGTGACCGTTTCACGGCACGCCACCCCGAGGTGGCGGTGGCCGAGGTGGCCGCGCTGCCCGGCGACGTCCACGACCTCGCGGGGCTGCGGGACATCGGAAACCGCCTCGCGGCCGCTCGCCCGGAGCTGCCGGAGCCCACCGACGGAGCCTGA
- a CDS encoding ArsA-related P-loop ATPase translates to MSRLQVVSGKGGTGKTTVAAALALALATEGKRTLLVEVEGRQGIAQLFETEALPYEERKIAVAPGGGEVYALAIDPELALLDYLQMFYKLGGAGRALKKLGAIDFATTIAPGLRDVLLTGKACEAVRRKDKSGRFVYDYVVMDAPPTGRITRFLNVNDEVAGLAKIGPIHNQAQAVMRVLKSAETSVHLVTLLEEMPVQETADGIAELRSARLPVGRIIVNMVRPQVLDATDLELVRTTSRTAVARSLSAAGLGGARRGGNAERLVDPLVRQAEEYAERYALEHEQRAVLGELGLPTHELPLLAEGMDLAGLYELATDLREQGMS, encoded by the coding sequence GTGAGCAGGCTCCAGGTCGTCAGCGGCAAGGGCGGGACCGGAAAGACCACGGTCGCCGCCGCCCTCGCGCTGGCCCTCGCCACCGAGGGGAAGCGGACGCTTCTCGTCGAGGTCGAGGGCCGGCAGGGCATCGCACAACTCTTCGAGACGGAAGCGCTGCCTTATGAGGAGCGCAAGATCGCCGTCGCTCCCGGGGGCGGGGAGGTGTACGCACTCGCCATCGACCCCGAACTGGCCCTTCTGGACTACCTCCAGATGTTCTACAAACTGGGCGGCGCCGGCCGGGCCCTGAAGAAGCTCGGCGCGATCGACTTCGCCACCACCATCGCGCCCGGCCTCCGGGACGTACTCCTCACGGGCAAGGCCTGCGAGGCGGTCCGCCGCAAGGACAAGAGCGGCCGGTTCGTCTACGACTACGTCGTCATGGACGCGCCCCCCACCGGCCGTATCACGCGCTTCCTGAACGTCAACGACGAAGTCGCGGGGCTCGCCAAGATCGGCCCCATACACAATCAGGCCCAGGCGGTGATGCGGGTGCTGAAGTCGGCCGAGACCTCGGTGCACCTGGTGACGCTGCTGGAGGAGATGCCCGTCCAGGAGACCGCGGACGGCATCGCCGAGCTGCGGTCGGCCCGGCTGCCGGTGGGGCGGATCATCGTGAACATGGTGCGGCCCCAGGTGTTGGACGCCACCGACCTGGAACTCGTCCGGACGACCTCGCGGACCGCCGTGGCACGCTCGCTGTCGGCCGCGGGGCTCGGCGGGGCACGACGCGGCGGGAACGCCGAGCGGCTGGTCGACCCGCTGGTCCGGCAGGCCGAGGAGTACGCCGAGCGGTACGCGCTGGAGCACGAGCAGCGGGCCGTGCTGGGCGAGCTGGGCCTGCCGACGCACGAACTGCCGCTGCTCGCCGAGGGAATGGATCTGGCGGGCCTGTACGAACTGGCCACCGACCTGCGGGAACAGGGGATGTCATGA
- a CDS encoding DUF4177 domain-containing protein — protein MTKWEYATVPLLVHATKQILDTWGEDGWELVQVVPGPNNPEQLVAYLKREKA, from the coding sequence ATGACCAAGTGGGAATACGCAACCGTGCCGCTGCTCGTCCACGCCACGAAGCAGATCCTGGACACCTGGGGCGAGGACGGCTGGGAGCTCGTCCAGGTCGTGCCCGGGCCGAACAACCCCGAGCAGCTCGTGGCCTACCTCAAGCGGGAGAAGGCGTGA
- a CDS encoding RidA family protein codes for MSAVEARLAELGLTLPAVVPPLATYQPAVQSGVYVYTSGQLPMVDGKLPVTGKVGAEVTPEEAKELARTCALNALAAVKSVAGDLDRIARVVKVVGFVASASDFTGQPGVVNGASELLGEVLGDKGVHARSAVGVTVLPLDAPVEVEVQVELVGA; via the coding sequence GTGAGCGCGGTCGAGGCCCGGCTGGCCGAACTGGGGCTGACCCTGCCGGCCGTCGTCCCGCCGCTGGCCACGTACCAGCCGGCCGTGCAGTCGGGTGTGTACGTGTACACCTCCGGCCAGCTGCCGATGGTGGACGGCAAGCTTCCGGTCACCGGGAAGGTGGGCGCGGAGGTGACGCCGGAGGAGGCCAAGGAGCTGGCGCGGACGTGCGCGTTGAACGCTCTGGCCGCGGTGAAGTCCGTGGCCGGTGACCTGGACCGGATCGCCCGCGTGGTGAAGGTCGTCGGGTTCGTGGCCTCGGCGTCGGACTTCACGGGCCAGCCCGGAGTGGTGAACGGCGCGAGCGAGCTGCTCGGCGAGGTGCTCGGCGACAAGGGCGTGCACGCGCGCAGCGCGGTGGGCGTCACGGTGCTGCCGCTGGACGCGCCGGTGGAGGTCGAGGTCCAGGTGGAGCTGGTGGGGGCGTAG
- a CDS encoding NUDIX domain-containing protein codes for MANGQWYPREWPDRIRALADGTLTPVTPRRAATVMLLKDTGTGPAVHMLRRSASMAFAGGAYAYPGGGVDPRDDDHHVHWAGPTRAWWAHRLGVDETEAQAIVCAAVRETYEEAGVLLAGPAPDSVVGDTTGPDWEADRAALVARDVSFAEFLGRRGLVLRSDLLGAWTRWITPEFEPRRYDTWFFVAALPKGQRTRNASTEADRTVWIRPADAAASYDAGELLMMPPTIATLRQLAPYATAADALVAAPGRDLTPVLAQARLEGGEIVLSWPGHDEFTKHIPTDLSTGGAPV; via the coding sequence ATGGCAAACGGGCAGTGGTACCCCCGGGAATGGCCCGACCGCATCCGCGCCCTCGCGGACGGCACGCTCACCCCGGTCACCCCCAGGCGCGCGGCCACCGTCATGCTCCTGAAGGACACCGGCACCGGCCCCGCCGTCCACATGCTGCGCAGAAGCGCCTCCATGGCCTTCGCGGGCGGCGCGTACGCCTACCCGGGCGGCGGAGTGGACCCCCGCGACGACGACCACCACGTCCACTGGGCGGGCCCCACGCGCGCGTGGTGGGCGCACCGGCTCGGCGTGGACGAGACCGAGGCCCAGGCGATCGTCTGTGCGGCCGTACGCGAGACGTACGAGGAGGCGGGCGTCCTTCTCGCCGGCCCGGCCCCCGACTCCGTGGTCGGCGACACGACGGGCCCGGACTGGGAGGCCGACCGCGCCGCCCTGGTCGCCCGTGACGTCTCCTTCGCGGAGTTCCTGGGGCGCCGCGGCCTGGTCCTGCGGTCGGACCTGCTGGGTGCCTGGACGCGCTGGATCACCCCGGAGTTCGAGCCCCGCCGTTACGACACCTGGTTCTTCGTGGCCGCGCTCCCGAAGGGGCAGCGCACCCGCAACGCATCCACGGAGGCCGACCGCACGGTGTGGATCCGGCCGGCCGACGCGGCGGCGTCGTACGACGCGGGCGAGCTGCTGATGATGCCGCCCACCATCGCGACCCTGCGCCAGCTGGCGCCGTACGCCACGGCCGCCGACGCGCTCGTGGCGGCGCCCGGTCGCGACCTGACCCCCGTCCTCGCACAGGCACGTCTGGAGGGCGGG